In Plasmodium berghei ANKA genome assembly, contig: PbANKA_00_1, whole genome shotgun sequence, the genomic window CATTATAAAGGTAtcaatgttatatatttttgttaaagaTTCAATTTGGGATATgtgattttatattataaaaatttggaTCCATGGagaaaatgatgaagaCTCAATTCATGTTAATTgccattttattattccatattaacttgtattatattattagtttttattgaataataattttttaatctaAAACAACATTATTTTACCATAGAATTAATAACATAtagaatttttaataaattagttGAACGTATATGCATTAATAACTATAACaatagaatatataaaataaaaatgaactGTGCAAAACATTTAGCGAATATTTatctaaatttatatagtaaaagagaaaatatatcttatCTCTCTTCTCTTAAAATGCAATATAACAACCTAATTAAACATAACtttatattatactttaaaatttgcatcaatacttatttatgtgttaatatttactaagcatttttttaaaaataatatgcattCAAATACTTGTTTAAGCTTATAAATACTGGTCCAGTGCtaattgttattttaaataatgtaaaagatgggaaaatatataataaaattatccAACAGAGAATACTTCTAAATTGGGATATGCagcaataaaaataaagttatttaacgcattaaaattattttttaatttatctatattaaatacaaataatataaatttaaataatttgtatagAAAATGAGGCATGTAActaaatttgaaaatgctattattttagaaaaaactataatatatattataagaaaCAAGTATAcacaaatttaatatatttaaaaaatcactatttatatattttaagaattctaataataataactttcttaattttttgtatttgtGTAGTATTTGAGTTTTATGACGTTGTTTGTGTTCTATATTAAAGCATATgtataagtatatatttgttaaattcattataaaagtatatctatttttataataaagttATACCAAGTGTTAGTAAGAatagtattttttgtataaaattcatcatatatacatatggcAAAAGTGTATAAGCAACCTTCTATTTAAGGTAATTTATCTAACTGCCataaaataagtatattataattttagtaatactaatgtattattattttacatgAAGTTAAAATTAAGAATAATATGTCTAACGAAagataatttatatttaaagatCTTGAGTAAATATACCATATATTctatacaatatatataaacaacaTCCCCCCGCATAATCTCCAAATTATAACAGaatttcattataatgTCTTTTAGAgtggtatatatatttttttttatattattcgTATGTTGCATTCctacaaattatattaattttaattttagtaacatttatattaatacattttttgtttaattcgtaaaatatattcgtAGTGTGATATAATTAGTGCGATTGATAATTTTGCTAATGATCCGAAAAACCAGGGAGGACATAATTCTATTGGTTATTCTAAGTATTATTGCCCTGATAATAACTGTGATACTGATGTCAAAAAAGTTATTTCtacttttatattcttAGTAACTTTATTGAATGGTGCtgataattatgaaaatttagAGATTGATAAAATGGTTGAATATGCTATTTTATGGTTAAGTTATAAACTAAATCAAAAAACACAAAATGGAAACACCAAATTATACGATTTTTATACTgaacatataaaaacaaatagtaaatataatgaacaTATAACTAATAGTTTTAAGATTAATAAGGAtgttatagaaaaaaaaataaaatcgatgaatatgaatattaaagatatatctaatttttatgattcATTTAAATCATTATGTAATATGTATGTTGAAGTTGATGCAAACCACCTATGCATGAcatgtttaaaaaatgctGGAGCATTTTTTGAAAACTGTGAAAAACTTAAAAATACTTTGAATATTACTAAAGGAAGTTCTTATTCACAACTATGGTATAGTTTATCAAATGattatgataaatttaaagataaatataatagtgTTAAGTGTAGTGATATCCCATCACTTGTAGCTTGTCCACCAAGTCCAgtaacaaaaaatacacTAATTTCAACtgcaattatattttttgcagCATCAATTTTATTGGGAGTTTATTATaaggtaaataataaggaattaaaaaaaaatactatatatatgtaaacaTTAACAAACAACCGTACGCTTcttaacattttatattagcATTCGTTATTTGGATTTCGGAGAAAagttcaaaaaaatttaagaaaaaagCTAAAATCATTAAGAAGAAAATGGATAATTAGTATATGATTCGAAGAGAGTGACAATttaagaataataataattatttatatattttaggAAACTGTCTATTAGGAAGTAATTTTTGCATAATTGTTATATAGCTTTTATGTTGTGGGTCAGGGTTATCTTTGTGGAACCCATGTTTAGGGTTAAAGTTAAGTATTATATTGcatttgattttttataatttgaatactaattaaatatatatttcattctGTATGTTTAATAATGAGAAGTCCAAATATGCAACCACAAAGGATACTTCcattaatatgaaaagggtcacattacattttttcatagagtataatatatataataagtGTTCATTCTGATTTAATatgattaaaataaaatgtctatattgcatatattaattcatattatgatatatcataattatttattatataaagcttattaatatgtgactatattgaattatatataacacaatgtttctttatttgatgaaaatattatttagtaaaacttataatttgtatcatatttgttttaatttaaatcatatttgttttaatttaaatcatATTATCAAACTGAactgtaataatatatattcataaaatataaatgcatGAAATATCAATCGAGAATCGAGAATCGACAATATAACATTgtctataaaatattattatgcttCTAACATTTTTTGAAGTTGTAATTGTAGTTActattatcttttttatttcctataaatttgtattacAATTAATTAGTACTAATAAAAGTTGATTTATGCGccataatttatttataataaggtataataatatattaatcactattaatttataaatttgataGTTTTGaggtataaataaattatattttaaaatagttaaaatattaataaaatttaatgttgtaatacttataaacaatttggtatataaaattagcGTTGTTgtactaatatatataatattgtatcAATGACCAAGCAAAGAAATATGTTAAATTTtggaaatatatacaattatatattaatgcaAAGTATATAGAACAGGTATGTAATAATTAGCTTAATTTaactaatattatttttattatgttactatatatatataaaatacaaatatataatttaaatatattgttattacaaaataatatatgttctAAAATActtaatttaaaaactaTGAAACGCGGGAATATTATACATTGATTTAAAGTATTTTCATTAAGCGCACTAATTATTCCGACGTACTATACAATGATATAGCACTGACAATAGATAAACGTATTAAATACGAACAAAtcattaaattaatttgatTCGGATacattgatatatattattaagcTTGTAATAagattaaaattatatgcgCAAAACatcaaatgaaatattataacacTTATTTAAGTAAGATTTAATGCGATGACATTAGACTAACACTATCaagcaaaataatattaataattatagtcttcttaaaaataatttttttcatcataaaactaaatatagt contains:
- a CDS encoding BIR protein, with translation MSFRVCDIISAIDNFANDPKNQGGHNSIGYSKYYCPDNNCDTDVKKVISTFIFLVTLLNGADNYENLEIDKMVEYAILWLSYKLNQKTQNGNTKLYDFYTEHIKTNSKYNEHITNSFKINKDVIEKKIKSMNMNIKDISNFYDSFKSLCNMYVEVDANHLCMTCLKNAGAFFENCEKLKNTLNITKGSSYSQLWYSLSNDYDKFKDKYNSVKCSDIPSLVACPPSPVTKNTLISTAIIFFAASILLGVYYKHSLFGFRRKVQKNLRKKLKSLRRKWIISI